From Chaetodon trifascialis isolate fChaTrf1 chromosome 1, fChaTrf1.hap1, whole genome shotgun sequence, one genomic window encodes:
- the LOC139330335 gene encoding photoreceptor-specific nuclear receptor-like: MEDHLSKIPMMSSASPTESSGSGGTDDSRGAKSPAPGKALSPALVCKVCGDTSSGKHYGIYACNGCSGFFKRSVRRRLIYRCQAGTGMCPVDKAHRNQCQACRLKKCLQAGMNKDAVQNERQPRSTAQVRLDSIDVDPEKEHLATTREPTSCSSSSSSSSSSSSSSGSVITWPHITSSMSITSSVAPQRCISPQNNHRFMASLMTAETCAKLEPEDVDENIDVTSNEPERASSEYHMALYPSSTENVYETSARLLFMSVKWAKNLPVFSNLPFRDQVILLEEAWSELFLLCAIQWSLPLDSCPLLSLPDLCPGMQGKTSYTSLDLRLLQEVFSRFKALAVDPTEFACLKAIVLFKPETRGLKDPEQVENLQDQSQVMLGQHIRSHYPSQPARFGKLLLLLPSLRFVNSERIELLFFHRTIGNTPMEKLLCDMFKN; encoded by the exons ATGGAAGATCACCTGTCGAAGATCCCCATGATGTCCTCCGCTTCCCCCACTGAGTCCTCTGGGAGCGGCGGGACTGAcgacagcagaggag CCAAGAGTCCAGCCCCGGGCAAAGCCCTGAGCCCGGCTCTGGTCTGCAAAGTGTGCGGAGACACCAGCAGCGGGAAACACTACGGCATCTACGCCTGCAACGGCTGCAGCGGCTTCTTCAAACGCAGCGTGAGGAGGAGGCTCATTTACAG GTGCCAGGCCGGTACAGGCATGTGTCCAGTGGACAAAGCTCATCGTAACCAGTGCCAGGCCTGTCGGCTGAAGAAGTGCCTGCAGGCGGGCATGAATAAGGACG CGGTGCAGAACGAGCGGCAGCCCCGCAGCACAGCTCAGGTCCGTCTGGACTCCATCGACGTGGACCCCGAGAAGGAGCACCTGGCCACCACGCGAGAgcccacctcctgctcctcatcctcttcctcctcctcctcttcctcctcgtcaaGTGGCTCTGTCATCACATGGCCCCACATCACCTCCTCCATGTCCATTACCTCCTCCGTGGCCCCCCAGCGCTGCATCAGTCCCCAGAACAACCACCGCTTCATGGCCAGCCTCATGACAGCCGAGACCTGCGCCAAGCTGGAGCCCGAGGACG tggaCGAGAACATCGACGTGACCAGCAATGAGCCGGAGCGAGCGTCCTCGGAGTACCACATGGCGCTGTACCCGTCCAGCACCGAAAATGTGTACGAGACCTCGGCGAGGCTGCTCTTCATGTCAGTGAAGTGGGCCAAAAACCTGCCGGTGTTTTCCAACCTGCCCTTCAGAGACCAG GTGatcctgctggaggaggcgTGGAGcgagctcttcctcctctgtgccatcCAGTGGTCTCTGCCGCTGGACAGCTGCCCGCTGCTCTCTCTGCCCGACCTCTGCCCCGGCATGCAGGGAAAAACCAGCTACACCAGCCTGGACCTGCGCCTCCTGCAGGAGGTCTTCAGCCGCTTCAAGGCTCTCGCCGTCGACCCCACGGAGTTCGCCTGCCTCAAGGCCATCGTGCTCTTCAAGCCAG aGACTCGTGGGCTGAAAGACCCAGAACAGGTGGAGAACCTGCAGGATCAGTCCCAGGTGATGCTGGGACAACACATCCGCTCACACTACCCCAGTCAACCCGCCAG gtttggaaagctgcttcttcttcttccctctctgcgTTTTGTGAATTCGGAGCGGATCGAGCTGCTGTTCTTCCACAGGACCATCGGAAACACGCCCATGGAGAAACTGCTGTGCGACATGTTCAAAAACTAA